CTATGATCTTGACATCATCACCATTCacagtaaaatattaattatttttacagtATCGTCAAGTTGTCTTTATTACATTTCTTTGTCttaattcaattttaataaatatcttaattaattaattaaatatgcaATTGTGACCAGATCTCCATAAGAAACACGTTACCCTTTGACCACCTCCTCTTCCTTATCCTGTTGTATATATAACacatttttctttctcttgCCTCCTTTCATCATCAATCCATTAAACAAGAAAATTAGCATCTAGTGGTTGATTAGAATTTGATTGATTCTTTTGTTCAgtaccaaagaagaagaagatgaacacCTCTGGAGTCCAACAAAACGCCTTCGAGGAGACCAGGAGAAACTCCGCCCTCCTTTGCCCTCAACCGCGTCGTCTCGATGTCCTCAGCCACCACCAACACCTTGCTCGATCTCTCAGGCGGCAAGTCAGGTAATAAAACAGATCTAACGTTTTCATGATTTTATACATGTAAAGGTAACAACTTTATTGAttggttttgtcttttttttttttgctttattcaGTCACCAGATGGAGCTGTCTGAATCGAATTCAAGAAGGGAGATGTTGGATCTCATCCTTGCGAAGGTAAAGAGTGAATCTTTTTGTTATTTGAtatgtaaagtttttttttgttttattatgtgAAATTGATCTTTGTGTTTATGTTTGTTTTACAGGGTGGTGGTGGTTGTGAGCAGCAAGATCCTTTCTTCACGGGGTCACCGCCAAGTAGAGTTTCTAACCCTTTAACAAAGGATTCGCTTTTTCGTGACGAGCTTTTCGTGGT
This genomic interval from Brassica napus cultivar Da-Ae chromosome A6, Da-Ae, whole genome shotgun sequence contains the following:
- the LOC125610183 gene encoding uncharacterized protein LOC125610183, coding for MNTSGVQQNAFEETRRNSALLCPQPRRLDVLSHHQHLARSLRRQVSHQMELSESNSRREMLDLILAKGGGGCEQQDPFFTGSPPSRVSNPLTKDSLFRDELFVVAPPPYTPRATKPPPPSSPRSGGGGCVRVVTNFGNKPPVRVVGFNCLDRDRRSSVPTLA